CGGCGTGCCGCTGGGGCTGCTCTGGGTGTGGCTGGCGCCGGGCACGCCGGTGCGGCAGACCCCTGGGGGCGCGGTCTACGCCGTCCCGCAGCCGGAACAGCCGATCGCGGCCGACGGCTGGTTCAGCCTTCTCGTGCTCGGCTTCGGGGTGCTCGCCGCCATCGCCCTGTGGATGTTGCTGCGGTGGCGGCGCGGCCCGGTGATCCTGCTCGCGGTGACGCTCGGCGGCCTCGGCGCGGCGGTGGTGGCCTGGCAGGTCGGCCGCCGGATCGGGTTGGCCACCTTCGAGCGGCTGCTGGAGACCGCGCCGCCGGGGACCGACTTCACCAGGCCGGTCGACCTGCGCGCCGGCGGCGTCGACTGGTACGGCCCGCTGCCGGCGCCGCACGGCAACCTGCTGCTCGCGGCGTTCGGCGCGGCCGTCACGTACACCTTGCTGGCCGGCTGGTCGCGGTGGCCGTCGCTGCGCCCGGAGCCGGAGCCCGGCGACTGGCCGCCCCCGCCCGGTTTCAGCGGCACCTGGCCGCCCCCGCCCGGCTTCAGTGGCACCTGGCCGCCCCCACCGGGACGTCAGGGCGACGGGCCGTCCCCGCCAGGGTTCCACGGCGACGGGCCGTCCGCGCCGGGGTCTCGCGGCGACGGGCCGTCCGCGCCGGGGTTCCACGGCGACGGGCCGTCCGCGCCCGGGGTCAGTTCGGGGCCGGAGGGCCCGCCAGCTCGCTGAGCGGCACCGGCACCGCCCGGACCTGGCGCAGCAGCGCCGACTCCCGGTTGAGCAGGCGCAGCTCGGCGCGGAGCCGGCCGGGGGTGTCGTCGATGGCGAGCAGTCGCTGCCGGTCGGCCACGGTCAGCGCGGCGG
The genomic region above belongs to Micromonospora sp. WMMD1128 and contains:
- a CDS encoding DUF2567 domain-containing protein: MSPDTPDPERTADRPGAADHPTAADPLAGHPGAEREPFGAERETPGAEPEPFGAEPETPGAEPETLGAAPATRRGGGRAVATVLGVTALLSALGVPLGLLWVWLAPGTPVRQTPGGAVYAVPQPEQPIAADGWFSLLVLGFGVLAAIALWMLLRWRRGPVILLAVTLGGLGAAVVAWQVGRRIGLATFERLLETAPPGTDFTRPVDLRAGGVDWYGPLPAPHGNLLLAAFGAAVTYTLLAGWSRWPSLRPEPEPGDWPPPPGFSGTWPPPPGFSGTWPPPPGRQGDGPSPPGFHGDGPSAPGSRGDGPSAPGFHGDGPSAPGVSSGPEGPPAR